Genomic segment of Eleutherodactylus coqui strain aEleCoq1 chromosome 1, aEleCoq1.hap1, whole genome shotgun sequence:
ACGCAGGTGGAATCTAGACCTGCCATgttcatgaggcctaaggcttataAGGTCGTGTGCAGATATTGTAGATTTAATGTGGACTTAATTACAATGTATTTACTGCTACTTTAAAACTTTTTCAACGCAAAATATTTAACCAATACTATGTTTTTCTATTTGTCATTATTTACAATCCTTTGAAGTTAgtttatttcaattttttaaaaatctcattttGTTTTCCAGACTTGTTCAGCATCAAGATGAGCACAGACAACAGTACGATCAATGACACGTGTGACCTCTATTACCACCACAACACAGCAAGAATTTGGTTGCCAATCATTTACAGCATGAATTTCTTGTTTGGATTACTTGGAAACATCTTGGCTATGTTCGTTATCCACAAAAACAGGCGGAAGCTTAACTCTACCACACTCTACTCAAGGAACCTGGTCATTTCAGACATTTGTTTTGCCATTGTCTCCCCTTCTAGGATCGTGTACTATGCTACGGGTTTTGACTGGACTTTAGGGGAAGTTCTTTGTCGAATCACTGCACTTTTTCTGTACATTAACACTTATGCTGGAGTGACCTTCATGACTTGTTTGAGTATTGACCGCTTCTTTGCAGTGGTGCACCCGCATCGTTACAACAAGATCAGAAGGGTGAAGTTTGCCAAGATCATCTGCATTTTTGTTTGGGTGCTTGTCTTCTTACAAACATTCCCACTTCTTCTACAGCAAATGTCTCATTTGGAGCCATCTGGGAAAACAACCTGTATGGAATAtccaaattttgaaaaaataagcCATTTGCCACTCATGCTTCTTGGAGCTTGCACTATTGGATTCTACATCCCTCTGATAATAATACTGTATTGCTATTCGCAAATAAGTATTAAACTTTGCCAAACTACAAAGAAGAATCCATTGGCTGAAAAAACTGGTACCAACAGGAAAGCTACTAACACAATCATTTTAGTGATTGTAGTGTTCCTCATTTGTTTCACGCCATATCACGTGGCTATTACCCAGCACATGATCAAAAAACTCATTTATACGCCAGACTGTGATGAGCGGAAAGTATTTCAAATTGTCCTTCATGTCAGCGTTTGTCTGATGAACTTTAACTGTTGCCTGGATCCCCTCATATACTTCTGTGCGTGCAAAGGGTACAAGAATCAGATTATGAAAATGTTAAGACGGCAAGTGAGCATCAGCTCTTCCAGCGCCACAAGGCCGGCGGCTGAAGAAAGCTCCCGTGATCTCTCCGAAAACCAAATACTGCAAAGTATACCGCTGAACCATAAAGCAAACCTGTCTGTGAATAGAAATAACTGGGACAAAACCGCGAACGGCAGCGTGTAGGAGATGTATTTCTGAATTTTCATCCACTATAACCAAGAAAATGCAGGACATGGGAGCATTTAAAGGGGCTAGAATCAACCAATGGAAACGTAGCATGGCAATTCATTCAATAAACCGTAGGTGTACCTTCCACCAGAAAACAAATGGatagtatatatgtataatcaGCAACACATCACGTGTGTCGGTTCAGCCAGGAACGGACAGATTAATGTACACCACAGGAACAAATCAGACCAGCATCAGGGGTCAGAAACAAACACTTACATAGACCTGAATGGAGAAAGACATGCACCGTAATTCTAGCTTCTGCATTGGTTAACGGGTCCCGGTGATTTACTCCTGGGCTCAGATAAGGTGGACTCTGCTGATATTGTACAAACCAAAAGTGTTGGAAGGCCCCAGAATACAATCAATGCAATGCACATTTTCATAGAAAAATAAGTATTGTTCCATAATTTCTCCCCATCAGGATAATATGCTTATTATAACAAAGGTCTGTGACTTAAAGTAATTTTGCATTGTTCTGTATTTGCACTAGTGATTTGAGAAATTGCCAGAGAATGCAGGGTATATAGCACAATTGTGCAACAGGTCTACACGCAGTCGGAAGTCATCAATTGTCTTCTGTGCAACAAAAGCATTATACCAAATACGCCCGTGAATACAACCCTAGGAAGACCACTCCCAACCAATATCATCTGCTGGTTATGTATGGATGGGCAAAATGGGTGATATATCATGATATATAATCCACAGGAACAGCAGGGTCTAGGCGAGCATGGGTCTAAACGTCTTTCTTGCTAATGTTCTGGAGTATAAGGGTCCTGTAATATGAACATATATAAGATATTTCGGATAGGAAAATGAAagtattttctctctctctctctcaatttgCCTTTAATATCTAGCCATATTAAAGGACTTCTTCATTAAACCAATTCTGAGCCTTGAAAAATGCACAGAAAGAAACTACAAagtcttatggcccttttacacggtccGAGAATTACACGAATGTCATTTGCCCGACAGAAcaagctgatgacgtcatcacaagctgatgacgtcatcagctggttttatgccagctgaaaatGGATGACGAGCAAGAACTTCACAATTCTCGTTTGCCGTTCAGTCATTTGccgcgtttaaactgaacaattatcggtcacttttgttcgtttgaacgattttctgagcgataattgttccacCTAAAAGGGGCATTACACTTAGTTTGCATCTGTGTAAAATGCTGGGCGGTATGATAGAACCCCCATTAAAACTGTGTTATAGTCAGTGGAATCCATAAGACACTGTTAGCGCCCGTCACGTGCAGGAATCAGCTCTTCCATTATTTTCATTGTTTAGCTGCTATGACAGAGCCGGACAATGGAAATATTAGCACAGGTGTGAAAGAGACCTTTAGGCCCATTTATACGCcgcggttatcactcaaaatgtggCCAAAaattagcaataatcgttacatgtaaacgcgggcatcgggcactttttgtttgaacgatgattttaaaattcattgttcagccactgagagataaagcaaacacatttacctttcaaaagactgcatgtTGCTCTCTTCACGGCATGTCTACAGTAGTCGGGAGAGAATAATTCAATCTGCCGACAGctccaaggagaacaatgcagctgtttgcagagctgggtgtgtgtttaaacacaaacTGGGCTCTGCAAATAACTCCTAGGGGCCCTTTtacgtgcaaatgaagatgataaagtgctaatgtccattaacactttatgcaaatagattgctaaaactttcagtcatttgaaagattatctttgcatgtaaaagggcttttagatGTAGTACTTCTATGAGGAGGTGTATACCGAAAGATAACTAGTTCTCATTATACACTGGGTGTATCTGACTGACAAAATAGTCAACACGGATTTGTAAATATTCAATATGATGTAGCTGTAAAAATGTTCTGCAAAACTGTAAatgttgtatatatatatctacatgacatgcacatatGTCGCACACAGCAGTAGTAAAAATGTACACAAATAGAGGCTGTGTTTCTCTTCTGCTTACTTACAACATTTCTCAGGGTACTGTATTCTCAGCCTTGTAGGTAAGTGCCCTTGTTTTACTTTTAAGGGAAAATTGGTGTTTTCCATTGCAGGAATCGAAGCCTCATGTCCAAATGAAGATGTCCAAGGAAAGCTGAAAATACACATTATTGAAGGAAAACCTGCCAAAGTGGAAAGCATAGCTTTAGGATTTAAGCCTCATGCCCAAGGCCATTGCGAGATATGCCCGTGGATTTATGCCGTGGGGGTACTGCGGTGGTAAACAAAACATGCCCActggtgatcgcggaaaaacacgcatttttccgcggtctccattaatactatattaatggagacctcccgcggcgtaaatccaccGAAAATAGAACctgccgcgatttatttcccgctgtggaaatccgTGCTAAAATTCAGCGTGtcagcattggcaggcagaaaagctattaggttcaacagaacctagtagctgcggaattccaccgcagattTATGCAGTACAAATCTGTTTGTGGGCTTGAATGCCCCgactccagaaagctaatgctctgattggccaacttagtctggcgttagccaatcacagccattcatgacctcattaaatggctgtgattggctaacgctagactaggttagccaatcagagcattagctttctggaggcggggcatggCATTCAAGctccgcttgcagaaagcaatgctctgccagcgtgcatgagggagcaacagcctgcagcagcgccgccggaggggagtattgatttattttttttaacactgtattCCCGACATATAAGACgaaaagttgggggtcgtctgaTATGCAGGAAAATACGGTAAATATGCAGGGAGAATACATGTCAAGATTACACACTATATGGGAAAACACTGTAAAACTGACATTTAAAAAGACttgaggattttagttaactgcaatcttaactggagcaaccagggGCAGGCAGCTGCTGCCGAGGCAAAtcggatcatgaggtgcatcaaaataggtctaggggcgcatgataagaacattgttcttcctctttacaaaccaCTGCTCagacatggaatactgcatacagttttgGGATTACTTTGTTTAGAAAACACACTggtgaggggcgacctaataactatgtataaatatatcgacGGACAATGcagagatatctcccatcatctgtttatacccaggactgtgacaagggggcatcctctatgtctagaggaaagaaggtttctacaccaacatag
This window contains:
- the LOC136580056 gene encoding G-protein coupled receptor 183-like, whose amino-acid sequence is MSTDNSTINDTCDLYYHHNTARIWLPIIYSMNFLFGLLGNILAMFVIHKNRRKLNSTTLYSRNLVISDICFAIVSPSRIVYYATGFDWTLGEVLCRITALFLYINTYAGVTFMTCLSIDRFFAVVHPHRYNKIRRVKFAKIICIFVWVLVFLQTFPLLLQQMSHLEPSGKTTCMEYPNFEKISHLPLMLLGACTIGFYIPLIIILYCYSQISIKLCQTTKKNPLAEKTGTNRKATNTIILVIVVFLICFTPYHVAITQHMIKKLIYTPDCDERKVFQIVLHVSVCLMNFNCCLDPLIYFCACKGYKNQIMKMLRRQVSISSSSATRPAAEESSRDLSENQILQSIPLNHKANLSVNRNNWDKTANGSV